CGCGTCGGCGTCGCGCACGGCGAACGCCCGCGGCATCACGTCCCCCGGATGGTGAGCAGCGCCGACTCCACCGTGATGCCCGGTCCGAACGCCATCGCGATGACGCGGTCCCCCGACGCCGCGGCCGGCGAGTCGAGGATGTGCCGGAGCACGAACAGCACGGTCGCGCTCGACATGTTGCCGAAGTCGCGCAGCGTCGCGCGGGCGGGCAGCAGCTGAGCCTCGCTGAGCTCGAGCGCCGTCTCCACCTTGTCGAGGATGCTGCGCCCGCCGGGATGGACGGCCCAGTGCGGGACGACCGCGCCCGCCGTGCGCTCGTCGAGGGCACGTGCGAGCTCCGGGTCCGGGGCGAGGAGCGGCCGGACGGCGTCGGTCACGTGCCGGCCGAGGATGGCGGGGACGGCATTCGACAGCACCATCTCGAAGCCGTGGTCTCCGATGCGCCAGGCCATGTCGTCCTCGCCGTCGGGCGCGACGCGCGAGGCGAAGCGGTCGAGCTCGAAGCCCGGCTCGTCGGCGCCGACGGGCCGCGCGCTCACGAGCGCCGCGCCCCCGCCGTCCGCGAAGAGGGAGGTCGCGATGATCGTGTCGGGGTCGTTCGACGTGCGCAGGTGCAGCGTGCACAGCTCGACGCTGATGACAAGGACGACGGCCTCGGGGTCGGCCCGGCAGAGCTGCTCGGCGAGCCGCAGCGCGGGGAGGGACGCGTAGCACCCCATGAACCCGAGGTGGAAGCGCTGCACGCCCGCGGGGAGGCCGAGATCCCGTGCGACGACGAAGTCGGGGCCGGGCGCGTAGAACCCCGTGCACGACACCGTGATGACATGGGTGACGTCCGCGGCGGCGAACTCCTCCTGCCGCGCGAGCGCGGCCCGGCCGAGCTCGACGTAGAGACGGCCGGCCTCCTCCGCGTAGATCTCGTTGCGCACCTTGGTGCCGGGGGACTTGAGCTCCCCGGTCTGCGGATCGTAGAAGACGCGCTCGTCGCCGGAGTCGCTCGATCGGTCTCCGAGCTCGGTCAGCACGGTGTGACGGCGCTCGATGCCCGAGACGCCGAAGGACGTCCGGACGAGCCGCTGCCCGAGTCGGGTGAGCCCCTCCTGTGCGGCGAAGACGTCGCGGACCTCGTCCTGATGGAGCACGGTCGGCGGCA
This window of the Microbacterium sp. AB genome carries:
- a CDS encoding type III polyketide synthase, whose protein sequence is MTVTLTGLATIVPPTVLHQDEVRDVFAAQEGLTRLGQRLVRTSFGVSGIERRHTVLTELGDRSSDSGDERVFYDPQTGELKSPGTKVRNEIYAEEAGRLYVELGRAALARQEEFAAADVTHVITVSCTGFYAPGPDFVVARDLGLPAGVQRFHLGFMGCYASLPALRLAEQLCRADPEAVVLVISVELCTLHLRTSNDPDTIIATSLFADGGGAALVSARPVGADEPGFELDRFASRVAPDGEDDMAWRIGDHGFEMVLSNAVPAILGRHVTDAVRPLLAPDPELARALDERTAGAVVPHWAVHPGGRSILDKVETALELSEAQLLPARATLRDFGNMSSATVLFVLRHILDSPAAASGDRVIAMAFGPGITVESALLTIRGT